A single window of Hirundo rustica isolate bHirRus1 chromosome 16, bHirRus1.pri.v3, whole genome shotgun sequence DNA harbors:
- the TSHZ2 gene encoding teashirt homolog 2 isoform X1: MPRRKQQAPKRAAGYVQEEDLKEEEGIKEEEEDDDDNNSTAQLQGSNDTGTDEEHEVGPEQKGNFSFQNSPVSHVSNQDAENESLLSDGSDHVADIKNICSREPRDPKSSAHPKAQSEAHDCMDKMTAVYANILSDSYWTGLGLGFKLSNSEKRSCDNRNGGSKADFDWHQDALSKSLQQNLPSRPVSKPNLFSSVQLYRQSSKMCGTVFTGASRFRCRQCSAAYDTLVELTVHMNKTGHYQDDNHKKDKHRPTSYSKPRKRAFQDMDKEDAQKVLKCMFCGDSFDSLQDLSVHMIKTKHYQKVPLKEPVPTISSKMVTPAKKRVFDVNRPCSPDSTTGSFSDTFSSQKNANLQLSSNNRYGYQNGASYTWQFEACKSQILKCMECGSSHDTLQQLTTHMMVTGHFLKVTSSASKKGKQLVLDPLAVEKMQSLSEAPASDSPVSKSSSKSSAECIGPASELKKESKKDKADDANRDEKAMKTEEYEDTLQKPLDPTMKYQYLREEDLEDGSKGGGDILKSLENTVTTAINKAQNGAPSWSAYPSIHAAYQLSEGAKPSLPVGSQVLQIRPTMTNKLRPIAPKWKVMPLVPISANMSQCTQVKKEAEDKEEVQKDFAKEGVQAEPASLGQSEREPLLKAEASVEPKKTEPCPLKEEDKIKEDSGKEKPVLKEPPAASLSNGCAAANHSSELPCVNPLSALQSVLNNHLGKATEPLQPQSNCSPSSSTISMFHKPNLNMMEKPVLSPAPTPPKPASVSRHYLFENNDQPIDLTKSKGKKAESAQAQSCTSPPQKHALSDIADMVKVLPKATTPKPAASSRIPSMKLEIDVRRFEDVSTEVSTLHKRKGRQSNWNPQHLLILQAQFASSLFQTSEGKYLLSDLGPQERMQISKFTGLSMTTISHWLANVKYQLRKTGGTKFLKNMDKGHPVFYCSDCASQFRTPSTYISHLESHLGFQMKDMNRLAVEQQTKVEQEISRVSVQRSPETIAGEEDTDSKFKCKLCCRTFASKHAVKLHLSKTHSKSPEHHSQFVAEVDEE, encoded by the coding sequence GTTATGTCCAAGAGGAAGATttaaaggaagaggaaggtataaaggaggaggaagaagatgaCGATGACAACAACtccactgctcagctgcagggcagcaatGACACTGGCACCGATGAGGAGCACGAAGTGGGTCCTGAACAGAAAGGGAACTTTAGTTTCCAGAATTCCCCTGTCAGCCACGTATCCAACCAGGATGCAGAGAACGAATCACTACTGAGTGACGGTAGTGACCATGTGGCAGATATCAAAAACATCTGCTCCAGGGAGCCCCGGGACCCCAAAAGCAGCGCCCACCCCAAAGCCCAGAGCGAAGCACACGACTGCATGGATAAAATGACAGCAGTCTATGCCAACATCCTGTCGGACTCTTACTGGACAGGCTTGGGGCTGGGTTTCAAGTTGTCCAACTCTGAAAAGAGGAGTTGCGACAACAGGAATGGAGGGAGCAAAGCTGATTTCGATTGGCACCAAGATGCACTGTCCAAAAGCTTGCAGCAGAATTTACCTTCCAGGCCTGTCTCCAAGCCCAACCTGTTCAGCTCGGTGCAGCTCTacaggcagagcagcaaaaTGTGCGGGACTGTGTTCACGGGCGCCAGCCGGTTCCGCTGCCGGCAGTGCAGCGCTGCCTACGACACCTTGGTAGAGCTCACGGTCCACATGAACAAGACAGGGCACTACCAGGATGACAACCACAAAAAGGACAAGCACAGACCTACCAGCTACTCCAAGCCCCGGAAAAGGGCGTTCCAGGACATGGACAAGGAAGATGCACAGAAAGTTCTCAAGTGTATGTTCTGTGGTGACTCTTTTGATTCCCTTCAAGATCTGAGTGTTCAtatgataaaaacaaaacattaccAAAAAGTGCCTTTGAAGGAGCCGGTACCAACCATTTCTTCAAAAATGGTCACTCCAGCCAAGAAACGCGTGTTTGATGTGAACAGGCCTTGCTCCCCCGACTCCACGACGGGGTCTTTCTCCGACACCTTCTCTTCTCAGAAGAACGCAAACCTGCAGCTCTCCTCCAACAACCGCTACGGGTACCAGAACGGGGCCAGCTACACCTGGCAGTTCGAGGCCTGCAAATCCCAGATTTTGAAGTGTATGGAATGTGGAAGCTCCCATGATACCTTGCAGCAACTCACAACCCACATGATGGTCACTGGCCATTTCTTGAAAGTCACGAGTTCAGcttcaaagaaaggaaagcaactTGTTCTGGATCCTTTAGCTGTGGAAAAAATGCAGTCACTCTCTGAAGCACCAGCTAGTGACAGCCCCGTTTCAAAATCAAGCAGTAAATCATCTGCAGAATGCATAGGTCCTGCCTCTGAActtaaaaaggaaagtaaaaaagaTAAAGCTGATGATGCAAACAGAGATGAGAAAGCAATGAAAACTGAGGAGTATGAGGACACTCTTCAGAAACCCCTGGATCCCACAATGAAATACCAGTACCTCCGAGAAGAAGATTTAGAAGATGGCTCAAAGGGTGGTGGGGACATTTTAAAGTCCTTGGAGAACACTGTCACAACAGCCATCAATAAGGCTCAGAACGGAGCTCCCAGCTGGAGTGCCTATCCCAGCATCCACGCAGCTTACCAGCTCTCCGAGGGAGCCAAGCCCTCCTTGCCTGTGGGATCCCAGGTGCTCCAAATCCGGCCAACCATGACCAATAAACTGAGGCCCATAGCGCCCAAGTGGAAGGTGATGCCTCTGGTCCCTATCTCAGCAAACATGAGCCAGTGCACTCAAGTGAAGAAGGAGGCTGAGGACAAGGAGGAGGTACAAAAGGACTTTGCTAAGGAGGGAGTCCAGGCTGAGCCTGCCTCGCTCGGCCAGAGCGAGAGGGAACCTCTCCTCAAAGCTGAAGCCTCTGTGGAGCCAAAAAAGACAGAACCATGCCCCTTGAAagaagaagataaaattaaagaggacagtggaaaagaaaagccagtCCTCAAGGAGCCACCAGCAGCTTCCCTCAGTAATGGTTGTGCTGCTGCCAACCATTCCTCGGAGCTGCCCTGTGTGAACCCCCTGAGCGCGCTGCAGTCAGTCCTCAACAATCACCTGGGCAAAGCCACCGAGCCCTTACAGCCTCAATCCaactgcagccccagctctagCACAATTTCCATGTTCCACAAACCCAATCTAAATATGATGGAGAAGCCAGTTTTATCTCCCGCTCCAACCCCCCCAAAGCCTGCCAGCGTATCCAGGCACTACTTGTTTGAAAACAACGATCAGCCCATTGACCTGACCAAATCCAAAGGCAAGAAAGCTGAGTCTGCTCAAGCACAATCTTGTACTTCTCCACCTCAAAAGCACGCTCTGTCTGACATCGCCGACATGGTCAAAGTTCTTCCCAAAGCTACCACACCAAAACCTGCTGCCTCCTCAAGGATCCCGTCCATGAAGTTGGAAATAGATGTCCGACGCTTCGAGGACGTCTCCACGGAAGTCTCCACTCTGCATAAAAGGAAGGGCAGGCAGTCAAACTGGAACCCTCAGCACCTGCTCATTTTGCAAGCTCAGTTTGCTTCCAGCCTCTTCCAGACATCTGAAGGTAAATATTTATTATCAGATCTAGGCCCACAAGAGCGCATGCAGATTTCCAAATTCACTGGACTGTCGATGACCACCATCAGCCACTGGTTGGCAAATGTCAAGTATCAACTTAGGAAAACCGGAGGAACAAAGTTTTTGAAAAACATGGACAAAGGACATCCAGTCTTTTATTGCAGCGACTGTGCATCTCAGTTCCGAACCCCCTCCACTTACATTAGCCACTTAGAATCCCACCTAGGTTTCCAAATGAAAGACATGAACAGGCTGGCTGTGGAGCAGCAAACCAAGGTAGAGCAAGAAATCTCCAGAGTTTCAGTTCAAAGATCTCCTGAAACAATAGCTGGAGAAGAGGACACAGACTCTAAGTTCAAATGTAAGTTGTGCTGTCGGACATTTGCGAGCAAACATGCAGTAAAACTTCATCTAAGCAAAACACACAGCAAGTCACCAGAACACCATTCACAATTTGTAGCAGAAGTGGATGAAGAATAA
- the TSHZ2 gene encoding teashirt homolog 2 isoform X2 encodes MPRRKQQAPKRAAGYVQEEDLKEEEGIKEEEEDDDDNNSTAQLQGSNDTGTDEEHEVGPEQKGNFSFQNSPVSHVSNQDAENESLLSDGSDHVADIKNICSREPRDPKSSAHPKAQSEAHDCMDKMTAVYANILSDSYWTGLGLGFKLSNSEKRSCDNRNGGSKADFDWHQDALSKSLQQNLPSRPVSKPNLFSSVQLYRQSSKMCGTVFTGASRFRCRQCSAAYDTLVELTVHMNKTGHYQDDNHKKDKHRPTSYSKPRKRAFQDMDKEDAQKVLKCMFCGDSFDSLQDLSVHMIKTKHYQKVPLKEPVPTISSKMVTPAKKRVFDVNRPCSPDSTTGSFSDTFSSQKNANLQLSSNNRYGYQNGASYTWQFEACKSQILKCMECGSSHDTLQQLTTHMMVTGHFLKVTSSASKKGKQLVLDPLAVEKMQSLSEAPASDSPVSKSSSKSSAECIGPASELKKESKKDKADDANRDEKAMKTEEYEDTLQKPLDPTMKYQYLREEDLEDGSKGGGDILKSLENTVTTAINKAQNGAPSWSAYPSIHAAYQLSEGAKPSLPVGSQVLQIRPTMTNKLRPIAPKWKVMPLVPISANMSQCTQVKKEAEDKEEVQKDFAKEGVQAEPASLGQSEREPLLKAEASVEPKKTEPCPLKEEDKIKEDSGKEKPVLKEPPAASLSNGCAAANHSSELPCVNPLSALQSVLNNHLGKATEPLQPQSNCSPSSSTISMFHKPNLNMMEKPVLSPAPTPPKPASVSRHYLFENNDQPIDLTKSKGKKAESAQAQSCTSPPQKHALSDIADMVKVLPKATTPKPAASSRIPSMKLEIDVRRFEDVSTEVSTLHKRKGRQSNWNPQHLLILQAQFASSLFQTSEGKYLLSDLGPQERMQISKFTGLSMTTISHWLANVKYQLRKTGGTKFLKNMDKGHPVFYCSDCASQFRTPSTYISHLESHLGFQMKDMNRLAVEQQTKVEQEISRVSVQRSPETIAGEEDTDSKFK; translated from the coding sequence GTTATGTCCAAGAGGAAGATttaaaggaagaggaaggtataaaggaggaggaagaagatgaCGATGACAACAACtccactgctcagctgcagggcagcaatGACACTGGCACCGATGAGGAGCACGAAGTGGGTCCTGAACAGAAAGGGAACTTTAGTTTCCAGAATTCCCCTGTCAGCCACGTATCCAACCAGGATGCAGAGAACGAATCACTACTGAGTGACGGTAGTGACCATGTGGCAGATATCAAAAACATCTGCTCCAGGGAGCCCCGGGACCCCAAAAGCAGCGCCCACCCCAAAGCCCAGAGCGAAGCACACGACTGCATGGATAAAATGACAGCAGTCTATGCCAACATCCTGTCGGACTCTTACTGGACAGGCTTGGGGCTGGGTTTCAAGTTGTCCAACTCTGAAAAGAGGAGTTGCGACAACAGGAATGGAGGGAGCAAAGCTGATTTCGATTGGCACCAAGATGCACTGTCCAAAAGCTTGCAGCAGAATTTACCTTCCAGGCCTGTCTCCAAGCCCAACCTGTTCAGCTCGGTGCAGCTCTacaggcagagcagcaaaaTGTGCGGGACTGTGTTCACGGGCGCCAGCCGGTTCCGCTGCCGGCAGTGCAGCGCTGCCTACGACACCTTGGTAGAGCTCACGGTCCACATGAACAAGACAGGGCACTACCAGGATGACAACCACAAAAAGGACAAGCACAGACCTACCAGCTACTCCAAGCCCCGGAAAAGGGCGTTCCAGGACATGGACAAGGAAGATGCACAGAAAGTTCTCAAGTGTATGTTCTGTGGTGACTCTTTTGATTCCCTTCAAGATCTGAGTGTTCAtatgataaaaacaaaacattaccAAAAAGTGCCTTTGAAGGAGCCGGTACCAACCATTTCTTCAAAAATGGTCACTCCAGCCAAGAAACGCGTGTTTGATGTGAACAGGCCTTGCTCCCCCGACTCCACGACGGGGTCTTTCTCCGACACCTTCTCTTCTCAGAAGAACGCAAACCTGCAGCTCTCCTCCAACAACCGCTACGGGTACCAGAACGGGGCCAGCTACACCTGGCAGTTCGAGGCCTGCAAATCCCAGATTTTGAAGTGTATGGAATGTGGAAGCTCCCATGATACCTTGCAGCAACTCACAACCCACATGATGGTCACTGGCCATTTCTTGAAAGTCACGAGTTCAGcttcaaagaaaggaaagcaactTGTTCTGGATCCTTTAGCTGTGGAAAAAATGCAGTCACTCTCTGAAGCACCAGCTAGTGACAGCCCCGTTTCAAAATCAAGCAGTAAATCATCTGCAGAATGCATAGGTCCTGCCTCTGAActtaaaaaggaaagtaaaaaagaTAAAGCTGATGATGCAAACAGAGATGAGAAAGCAATGAAAACTGAGGAGTATGAGGACACTCTTCAGAAACCCCTGGATCCCACAATGAAATACCAGTACCTCCGAGAAGAAGATTTAGAAGATGGCTCAAAGGGTGGTGGGGACATTTTAAAGTCCTTGGAGAACACTGTCACAACAGCCATCAATAAGGCTCAGAACGGAGCTCCCAGCTGGAGTGCCTATCCCAGCATCCACGCAGCTTACCAGCTCTCCGAGGGAGCCAAGCCCTCCTTGCCTGTGGGATCCCAGGTGCTCCAAATCCGGCCAACCATGACCAATAAACTGAGGCCCATAGCGCCCAAGTGGAAGGTGATGCCTCTGGTCCCTATCTCAGCAAACATGAGCCAGTGCACTCAAGTGAAGAAGGAGGCTGAGGACAAGGAGGAGGTACAAAAGGACTTTGCTAAGGAGGGAGTCCAGGCTGAGCCTGCCTCGCTCGGCCAGAGCGAGAGGGAACCTCTCCTCAAAGCTGAAGCCTCTGTGGAGCCAAAAAAGACAGAACCATGCCCCTTGAAagaagaagataaaattaaagaggacagtggaaaagaaaagccagtCCTCAAGGAGCCACCAGCAGCTTCCCTCAGTAATGGTTGTGCTGCTGCCAACCATTCCTCGGAGCTGCCCTGTGTGAACCCCCTGAGCGCGCTGCAGTCAGTCCTCAACAATCACCTGGGCAAAGCCACCGAGCCCTTACAGCCTCAATCCaactgcagccccagctctagCACAATTTCCATGTTCCACAAACCCAATCTAAATATGATGGAGAAGCCAGTTTTATCTCCCGCTCCAACCCCCCCAAAGCCTGCCAGCGTATCCAGGCACTACTTGTTTGAAAACAACGATCAGCCCATTGACCTGACCAAATCCAAAGGCAAGAAAGCTGAGTCTGCTCAAGCACAATCTTGTACTTCTCCACCTCAAAAGCACGCTCTGTCTGACATCGCCGACATGGTCAAAGTTCTTCCCAAAGCTACCACACCAAAACCTGCTGCCTCCTCAAGGATCCCGTCCATGAAGTTGGAAATAGATGTCCGACGCTTCGAGGACGTCTCCACGGAAGTCTCCACTCTGCATAAAAGGAAGGGCAGGCAGTCAAACTGGAACCCTCAGCACCTGCTCATTTTGCAAGCTCAGTTTGCTTCCAGCCTCTTCCAGACATCTGAAGGTAAATATTTATTATCAGATCTAGGCCCACAAGAGCGCATGCAGATTTCCAAATTCACTGGACTGTCGATGACCACCATCAGCCACTGGTTGGCAAATGTCAAGTATCAACTTAGGAAAACCGGAGGAACAAAGTTTTTGAAAAACATGGACAAAGGACATCCAGTCTTTTATTGCAGCGACTGTGCATCTCAGTTCCGAACCCCCTCCACTTACATTAGCCACTTAGAATCCCACCTAGGTTTCCAAATGAAAGACATGAACAGGCTGGCTGTGGAGCAGCAAACCAAGGTAGAGCAAGAAATCTCCAGAGTTTCAGTTCAAAGATCTCCTGAAACAATAGCTGGAGAAGAGGACACAGACTCTAAGTTCAAAT